The genomic DNA cagtggtgacgcatgcctttaatctcggcactcaggaggcagaggtaggtggatctccaagttcaaggccagcctggtctacggagtgagttcaggacagccagggctacacagagacaccctcgttcggaaagaaacaaacaacaagaaccaGTTACCTTGGAAACCATTTGGCATGCTCTACCCAGGGGTCATCTCCAGATTCCCAACACCTCAAGCCACCATCACAGCAGAAGCATTTGACGTGATCGTTGCAATCTGCACAAGAAAAAAGAGCAGACACTGACTGCGTGTATATTCCCATGAGCCAACGAGATGAGACTCGACTTCTGTCCACTTCTTACCTGCATAGTAAAATCCAGCACTTGCAAGTTGCTCAGGCTGTACAGGAACACCAGATGGCCAGTACACAAACGTCCGCATTCGAGCAGAGTGTGTCTGCATACTCAGATTCGATATACTCAACCTCTGTGTTTCTGAGGAATTTTCCAGAAACGGACAGTCAGGGAAATGTCTCCGGTGCTCTGACATGGCGTCGTCCTTTGGTTCCCAGTCGTTCAGTCTCCCACCACAGGCAAAACAGGCCACCATGTCTCCAGGCCCTACGTAATATAAGCCGGCTCTGGCCAGCTCTGCTGGTGACAGAAAGCTTAAGGGCCACATGCTATATGTTAGCAATCTGGCCTCCTCAGTACTCATGGCATAGCTGCAAGGGCTCGTCCTCGATGAGAAGTCTTCCTCGGCTGCACAGTTAAGAGGTGCTGACAACAGGCTGGAGTGACCGGCACCTTGTTGAGAAGGTAGTGAGCGTGCGAATGTGCTTCTCACGGGGGGTGTGCTCTTAGGTGGGGCCTGCAGACTAGCTGAGAGCAGGGTCTGCACAAAGCTGCAGCTGGGGTACAGCTGCCTGTGCTTGTCAACGGGGCTATCCCCTTGTTTCCAGTTGTCCAGCATCAGGCCACAGCAGAAGCACTTGACCTTGTCGTTGACGCCCGTGTAATAAAAGCCAGCACGAGCCAGGCTCCTTTCCGAGACAGGAACTCCAGCGGGGAAGGCAGAGTAGGTGGACATTCTGTAGAGCTCACATGAGAAGTCGTAtgtcattttttctttgctctcttttgtCTGGTATGAGGAGACTGTGCCCGCCTCCATGACAGTTAGGTTTGGGGGAAGGCAGCCTAGACAAGCCTGGAGACGGTTTTGTGCACACGAAGTAACAGTGCTTCTGACAGCTTACATGCCACGGGAAGCTTCTCAGCACCTCCCAGGAAGATCTCTGCCGCACACAGGAACAGGACAGCTAGCATCTACCTGGGTAGAGTTCGCTGTATTCTGACTGGATTTATGAGCTCACTCACATAGGCCAAATCCAAGCTCCTACACTACTCAGGACCCTGGGACCATACGAACTCTTCCTCTGGATAACCCAAGAGCTAGTTACCTATAACTTACTTTTCATTACAAGTTATGAAGTCTAGACACTAGGCCAACTGCTGACTATGTCGGAAAAATTATATATAGGCTTTTTTCCCTTACAAGATTATGACATCTGAACTATTCCTTTTTCTACCAAATAAGAATAACTACACTCTCCATCTCATGCTGTTTCCTAAAGCTCATGTCACACAGCTCATCATCACAGTAGCTCTACAGTGGGTTCTACTAACGTCAGCTCACTTCTGCGGAAGTCAGCACACAGCGTTATTAAGACtacagtgtgtgtggtatgtgaacTTTGCTTAATGCTTTAAACTGATATTCTCGCATTGTCAAACTTTGTATAACACTACCTCTATCTGTGTCTATCATTATAATGCATGTAGTCACTAGACAGTACACTGCACAGAAACTTAACTAGACTGCATTCTATAAAGTCCACCTCTGTTTACTCTCAGGCTCACTGCATTAGAAGTATGCTATAATCAAAGATGAATCAATTTATCAAGACATACCTTTCTGTTATCACAAATACCTAACAAGCCTGTTTTATTACACCATTTCTGTTACACAAATGTACCGTACTAGCCTTCTTTCTGAAAACTCaatgttttatataattattcataTACAAAAGCATACTCCATGGAATTCAAACAGCACCGTTTTATACAAATGCTCAGATTTCCATAACTGGGTTTATTTCTAGGAAAACATAGGAGGAAATGAAGACTCTTGAGGGCTgtgaatctgaaagaaaaaaatgatagtttAGAAAACTAATTGCAAATCAGTGATGGCCTCTTCAATTTATTCACTCATATCCAAAAATGGCATATTCTAGATAATAATTTTAACTGCAGCAGCTCATCCAACTTAGAAAACGTCTAAATCAAAATACACACTTGCAATCACTTCCCAGAGCACTAATGATGCTTGTCTTTAAATGCACAGCATTGCAtagtttaaaaaagtaaaactttgggcaaggcatggtggcacatgcctttaatcccggcactccggaggcagaggcaggtggatcactgtgagttccaggccagcctggtctacaaagcgagactaggacaaccaaggctacatagagagaccctgtctcaaaaacaaaacaaaaaataagtaaaactttgACAAGAACTGGACATTTCCATCCAGGAAAACAAATAGCTCCCAATTTCATGTTCATTTTACTTCCTGTTTGTTTACTGTTAGAGAAAATATGCCGTGCTTCTTGAGCACCTTTATTTTTTGCAGGGTCTCATCGCGTAGCCTAGACTGGCTAGAAAGGCAATGTAACCCAAGCTGGTTTTCAAACTTTTTGGAATTCTCctacctcggcctcccaagtgctaggaccacACTACCACCAGGCTCCTTTTTCTGATTTACAGATATTTTGATTCAGCATTTCCTGGAGACAAGACACCCAAAGATAATGGAAAGATGGATGGTCTGCCGGGCTGCTGATTAGCTCTGTGTTAAAAACATTTGCCCTGGGTTTAACCACGagaatatgtatacacatatatatacacgtacgtacgtacgtacatacatacatacatccccgaagcatgcctgcaatctcaatctcaacacttggaagaTCGAGACAGGGAGTGAGATGCTGGACCAAATTAACCTAGATAAAGGTATCATCATTAAAGCAATTCATTAAGGACGACCATTCACTAATAATTCCAAAGCAACCACCACAGAGagcatctcaaaaacaaaaaagtacaatTGCCTGTAAAACGCTGGCCTGGAACAAGGCTACCACTACGCGTGCGACTTAACCACACCAGGTGTTTTCTCTTCAGCAAAGAACCCACTCAGCTCTACACACACTGCAGGGGAGGGGCAGGTTGGTTGGGAAGACAAGCAACAGAAAAGACATGTTTCCCACTTAAACCACGGAATTATTTCTCACAACACTGCGGAGTGCAAACAGTAAATTATATGAGAACCGTGATCTCCCTGTCGCACAACTGCCTTGATTTAAAGACATTAAAGGGACGCTAAGCTCCAAACTCTGCAGAAACTCTGAAAGACAGGTGAGGCGGTGCACgctagtaatcccagcacctaggaggcaggagcattgccgcaagttcgagaccagcctgggctgagtCAAAAAATAAAccgaaaggaaaagaaagcaaaactgttAACACGAGTCCAAGCCCAAGGGCTGGGG from Acomys russatus chromosome 14, mAcoRus1.1, whole genome shotgun sequence includes the following:
- the LOC127198099 gene encoding baculoviral IAP repeat-containing protein 2 — encoded protein: MEAGTVSSYQTKESKEKMTYDFSCELYRMSTYSAFPAGVPVSERSLARAGFYYTGVNDKVKCFCCGLMLDNWKQGDSPVDKHRQLYPSCSFVQTLLSASLQAPPKSTPPVRSTFARSLPSQQGAGHSSLLSAPLNCAAEEDFSSRTSPCSYAMSTEEARLLTYSMWPLSFLSPAELARAGLYYVGPGDMVACFACGGRLNDWEPKDDAMSEHRRHFPDCPFLENSSETQRLSISNLSMQTHSARMRTFVYWPSGVPVQPEQLASAGFYYADCNDHVKCFCCDGGLRCWESGDDPWVEHAKWFPRCEFLIRMKGQKFVDEIQASCPHLLEQLLSTSGIPEEENADPPIVHFGPHESPEDAVMMNTPVVKAALDMGFSRSLVRQTVQRQILATGENYRTISDLVIGLLDAEDKSREEERERHTEEMASGDLALIRKNRMALFQQLTCVLPLLDDLLEASVITKQEHDIISQKTQIPLQARELIDTVLVKGNAAANIFKNSLKEIDSTLYENLFVEKNMKYIPTEDVSGLSLEEQLRRLQEERTCKVCMDREVCIVFIPCGHLVVCQECAPSLRKCPICRGTIKGTVRTFLS